Proteins from a single region of Dyadobacter fanqingshengii:
- a CDS encoding DUF5618 family protein, with the protein MPNTVQEAKRYLNNAKEILREKAKKEDGLYQDPKYVKLAGHAAYTGVLVALDSLFEEKGKGRKDVGWYKENLSKLDKKALASFVAAYSTLHLAMSYDGNTDANVSTAGLNMAESIINWVETKTAAA; encoded by the coding sequence ATGCCAAACACAGTACAAGAAGCGAAGCGTTATTTAAATAATGCGAAGGAGATTTTACGAGAAAAAGCTAAGAAAGAAGACGGGCTGTACCAGGACCCCAAGTATGTCAAACTTGCAGGTCATGCGGCTTACACCGGAGTGTTGGTGGCGCTGGATAGTTTGTTTGAAGAAAAAGGCAAGGGCAGAAAAGATGTGGGTTGGTACAAAGAAAATCTTTCAAAATTGGATAAAAAGGCGCTGGCCTCATTTGTCGCAGCTTATAGCACGCTTCATCTTGCAATGAGTTACGATGGAAATACGGACGCAAATGTTTCCACTGCAGGGCTAAATATGGCAGAGTCAATCATTAATTGGGTTGAGACGAAGACTGCTGCTGCATAA
- a CDS encoding SufE family protein: MTINEIQDELISDFELFDEWESKYEYIIDLGKQFPPLEEQYKTEDNIIKGCQSRVWLNAYMDGDLLKFEADSDAIIVRGLVSMLVKVLSGHTPKEIASADLYFMERVGLHQHLAQTRSNGLASMLKQMKAYGVAFQAKSFNTVN; this comes from the coding sequence ATGACCATAAACGAGATACAGGACGAACTAATTTCGGATTTTGAATTGTTTGATGAGTGGGAGAGCAAGTACGAATACATCATTGATCTCGGAAAGCAGTTCCCGCCATTGGAAGAACAATATAAGACCGAAGACAACATTATAAAGGGCTGCCAATCCCGCGTATGGCTGAATGCTTACATGGATGGCGACTTGCTGAAATTCGAAGCGGATAGCGATGCAATTATTGTTCGCGGACTGGTTAGCATGCTGGTTAAGGTTTTGTCAGGACATACGCCAAAGGAAATTGCCAGTGCGGACCTTTATTTTATGGAACGCGTCGGATTACATCAGCATCTTGCACAAACCCGGTCAAACGGACTTGCTTCCATGCTGAAACAAATGAAGGCTTATGGTGTTGCTTTTCAGGCTAAGTCTTTCAACACAGTCAATTAA
- a CDS encoding SUF system Fe-S cluster assembly protein → MSESELREEVVKAIKTVYDPEIPVDVYELGLIYDLKIFPVNNVFVSMTLTSPSCPSAGTLPGEVEQKIREVEGVNDVSLELTFDPPYTTEMMSEEAKLELGFM, encoded by the coding sequence ATGTCAGAGTCAGAATTAAGGGAAGAAGTCGTGAAGGCCATAAAGACCGTTTATGATCCGGAGATCCCGGTGGATGTGTACGAGCTGGGCCTGATTTATGATTTGAAAATATTCCCTGTCAATAATGTATTTGTTTCCATGACCCTGACATCGCCTTCCTGCCCATCGGCGGGGACATTGCCCGGAGAAGTGGAACAAAAGATCCGTGAAGTGGAAGGGGTGAATGACGTAAGCCTTGAACTGACATTTGATCCTCCCTATACAACGGAAATGATGTCTGAAGAAGCCAAGCTTGAACTGGGTTTCATGTAA
- a CDS encoding BrxA/BrxB family bacilliredoxin, with translation MYPPQLVAPMKAELVNVGFQDLTTAEEVDNFMQTTKGTALVVINSVCGCAAGAARPGVTAALSRSEIKPDHLATVFAGADVAATAKMREYTLPYPPSSPAVALFKDGELIHFVERHHIEGRSAEMIAQHLQMAFEEFCAEEA, from the coding sequence ATGTATCCACCACAATTAGTGGCTCCAATGAAAGCTGAACTGGTTAATGTCGGTTTTCAGGATTTGACAACGGCTGAGGAAGTTGACAATTTTATGCAAACTACAAAAGGAACAGCTTTGGTTGTGATCAACTCGGTTTGCGGATGTGCAGCAGGTGCGGCGCGTCCTGGTGTGACCGCAGCTTTGTCTCGCAGCGAAATTAAGCCTGACCATTTGGCAACCGTTTTTGCAGGGGCAGATGTGGCTGCAACGGCCAAAATGAGGGAATATACTTTGCCATATCCTCCGTCTTCACCGGCGGTAGCGCTTTTCAAAGATGGTGAATTGATCCATTTTGTAGAGCGTCATCACATCGAAGGCCGTTCGGCTGAGATGATTGCACAACATTTGCAAATGGCATTTGAAGAGTTCTGCGCAGAAGAAGCGTAG
- a CDS encoding vWA domain-containing protein yields the protein MRGHRFSKFIPAEQGPNSKFDQLFDIFQQLLLMTSGDVSEAMSWLSELDRQYNLTNDSYGIGDFFDDLKKKGYITEEKQDGESKIIMTPKAEKSIRKSALDEIFGKLKRSKTGGNHHTPHMGTGDELSSDIRQFQFGDTLDQIAMTESIKNAQVNHGIGDFTLMENDLEVVEREQKTTTATVVMIDISHSMILYGEDRITPAKKVALALAELIRSKYPKDSLDIIVFGNDAWQIQIKDLPYLEVGPYHTNTVAGLELAMDILRRKKTRNKQIFMITDGKPTCLKEGIRYYKNSFGLDRKIINKTLTLAAQCRRLDIPVTTFMIATDPYLKQFVQNFTQVNNGRAYYSNLQGLGGFVLEDFQRNRRKNVK from the coding sequence ATGCGCGGACATCGTTTTTCCAAATTTATACCAGCCGAACAAGGACCAAACAGCAAGTTTGACCAATTGTTCGACATCTTCCAGCAGTTGCTCCTAATGACTTCCGGCGATGTTTCCGAAGCAATGTCATGGCTTAGTGAGCTCGACCGGCAATATAATCTTACCAATGATTCCTACGGCATCGGCGATTTCTTCGATGACCTTAAAAAGAAGGGATACATTACGGAAGAAAAGCAGGATGGTGAGAGTAAGATCATTATGACGCCAAAAGCTGAAAAAAGCATCCGTAAAAGTGCTTTGGATGAAATTTTCGGAAAATTAAAACGCTCAAAAACAGGCGGGAATCATCACACGCCGCATATGGGCACAGGGGACGAGCTCAGCAGCGACATTCGCCAGTTCCAGTTCGGTGACACGCTGGACCAGATCGCGATGACCGAATCTATCAAAAATGCACAGGTTAATCATGGCATCGGTGATTTCACGTTGATGGAGAATGACCTGGAAGTGGTTGAACGTGAGCAAAAAACGACGACCGCAACTGTTGTTATGATCGATATCAGCCATTCCATGATTTTGTATGGGGAAGACCGCATTACGCCAGCAAAAAAGGTTGCTCTGGCATTGGCTGAACTGATCAGAAGCAAATATCCCAAAGATTCACTGGACATTATTGTTTTCGGAAATGACGCATGGCAGATTCAGATCAAAGATTTGCCTTATCTGGAAGTGGGTCCTTATCACACCAACACTGTGGCAGGTTTAGAGCTTGCTATGGACATTCTGAGACGTAAAAAAACGCGTAACAAGCAGATTTTCATGATCACAGACGGTAAACCAACTTGCCTGAAGGAAGGAATCCGTTATTACAAAAACAGTTTCGGTCTGGATCGCAAGATCATTAACAAAACGCTAACCCTGGCTGCACAATGCAGAAGGCTGGACATTCCGGTTACGACATTCATGATCGCGACGGACCCTTATTTGAAACAATTCGTGCAAAACTTCACGCAAGTAAATAACGGCCGCGCTTATTACAGTAATCTGCAAGGTTTAGGCGGATTTGTACTGGAAGATTTTCAACGTAACCGCAGGAAAAACGTGAAGTAA
- a CDS encoding PIG-L family deacetylase, with protein MLRFLAFLFLLFTLRLSAQVPSQSSSEIFQNIKKLNVLGSVLYIAAHPDDENTLMLSYLSKDQLVRTGYLSLTRGDGGQNLIGAEQGYNIGVIRTQELLAARRIDGAQQFFSRAYDFGFSKTRDETLNFWDKEKVLGDVIWMIRKFQPDVIITRFPPDPRAGHGHHQTSAFLAEQGFSLAADPKSYPDQLKFVKPWQAKRLVWNTYTPGFTNKQPTEEKNPFISIEIGGYNPVLGKSYTEIAAESRSQHKSQGFGSAPQRGARIDYFLHKVGEPAQKSLFDGIDVSWKRVKGSEKVQTMISAAIKNYAVNKPSASVPELLKINAELNKLDSANIYVKAKKEEVKELILQCAGLWFETNPDDFSQVAGDTASVKISVVKRSDYPVKLVSLNWTGKEKDSTLNMSLEDNELNSFALAPVLPANLKVSQPYWLEKPIDKGLFQIDNQQDIGFPENRSETITKFTFEIGGQPFTFSRPWIYKSTDPAQGEIYRPFEIRPAVTTTITEPVFIFSSLEPKTVTIVVEAQRKNVKGTVKPEIPAGWKSVPASAEFDLKGKYQQQYFSFIITPPANNQEVKLKAIATVDGKVFDKSIKTIAYQHIPSQTIFPTSEAKLAKIDVKTSVKNIGYIAGAGDDVPMALRQMDCQVTMLNETGLAKDLAIYDAIVVGVRAYNTEGYLANYQSKLMDYVKNGGTMVVQYTIPGGQKVKQIGPYDIELGRERVAEEDAEMRFLLPEHPLLNYPNKITQKDFEGWIQERGLYFAQTWDKTNYQALFSANDKEETLKEGSVLYAQYGKGHYIYTGLSFFRELPAGVTGAYRLFANMISAGKK; from the coding sequence ATGCTCCGATTTCTTGCTTTCCTCTTTTTGCTATTTACCCTCCGACTTTCCGCACAAGTTCCTTCGCAGTCGTCCAGTGAAATTTTTCAGAATATTAAGAAACTGAATGTATTAGGCTCTGTGCTTTACATTGCTGCGCATCCGGATGACGAGAATACATTAATGCTCTCCTATTTATCGAAGGATCAACTGGTTAGAACAGGATATTTATCATTAACAAGAGGAGACGGCGGGCAAAACCTGATCGGGGCTGAACAAGGCTACAACATTGGCGTCATTCGTACTCAGGAATTACTGGCCGCCCGGCGCATTGACGGCGCGCAGCAATTTTTTTCGAGGGCTTATGATTTTGGTTTTTCCAAAACACGTGATGAAACTTTGAATTTTTGGGATAAGGAAAAAGTTTTGGGTGATGTGATCTGGATGATCCGCAAATTTCAGCCAGACGTAATCATTACCCGCTTCCCACCCGATCCGCGCGCAGGACACGGTCACCATCAAACCTCCGCATTCCTCGCCGAACAAGGTTTCAGCCTCGCTGCCGACCCGAAATCATATCCGGACCAGTTGAAATTTGTGAAACCCTGGCAGGCAAAAAGGCTGGTTTGGAACACATACACACCAGGTTTTACCAACAAGCAGCCAACAGAGGAGAAAAACCCCTTCATATCCATTGAAATCGGTGGTTACAATCCGGTTTTGGGCAAATCCTATACAGAAATTGCTGCCGAAAGCCGCAGTCAGCATAAGAGCCAGGGATTTGGAAGTGCACCGCAGCGGGGCGCAAGGATTGATTACTTTTTGCATAAAGTGGGTGAACCGGCTCAAAAAAGCCTTTTCGACGGCATTGATGTGTCGTGGAAACGCGTGAAAGGAAGTGAGAAAGTGCAGACAATGATCTCAGCTGCGATCAAAAACTACGCCGTTAACAAGCCCTCCGCCTCTGTTCCCGAACTTTTGAAAATCAATGCCGAATTGAATAAGCTGGATTCCGCTAACATTTATGTTAAGGCAAAAAAGGAAGAAGTTAAGGAGTTGATATTACAATGTGCTGGTCTCTGGTTTGAAACCAATCCGGATGATTTTTCGCAAGTTGCCGGCGATACGGCATCCGTTAAGATTTCTGTTGTAAAAAGATCAGATTATCCTGTAAAGCTTGTTTCTCTAAACTGGACTGGCAAAGAAAAGGACAGCACGTTGAATATGTCTCTGGAAGATAATGAGTTAAATTCCTTTGCATTAGCCCCGGTTTTGCCTGCTAATTTAAAGGTTAGTCAACCTTATTGGCTGGAAAAACCGATTGATAAGGGTTTATTTCAAATTGACAATCAGCAGGACATCGGTTTTCCTGAAAACAGATCTGAAACCATTACCAAGTTTACATTTGAAATTGGCGGACAGCCATTTACATTTTCCCGGCCCTGGATCTATAAAAGCACAGACCCGGCACAAGGCGAAATTTACAGGCCATTTGAAATCCGTCCGGCAGTCACGACAACCATTACGGAGCCTGTTTTTATATTTTCTTCACTGGAACCTAAAACGGTCACCATTGTCGTGGAAGCACAGCGTAAGAATGTAAAAGGAACCGTTAAACCCGAAATCCCGGCTGGATGGAAATCTGTTCCGGCTTCAGCAGAGTTTGATTTGAAGGGAAAGTACCAGCAGCAATATTTCTCATTCATCATTACACCACCAGCCAATAATCAGGAAGTTAAGCTAAAAGCCATTGCGACTGTGGATGGGAAGGTTTTTGATAAATCCATTAAAACCATTGCTTACCAGCATATTCCAAGCCAAACGATTTTCCCAACTTCGGAAGCCAAACTGGCCAAGATTGATGTAAAGACAAGCGTGAAAAACATTGGTTACATTGCCGGCGCAGGTGACGACGTGCCAATGGCGTTGCGACAGATGGACTGCCAGGTTACAATGTTAAATGAAACTGGTTTGGCAAAAGATCTGGCAATTTATGACGCCATTGTTGTTGGTGTGAGAGCTTATAATACGGAAGGCTATCTGGCCAATTACCAGTCTAAACTAATGGATTATGTCAAAAACGGCGGTACAATGGTTGTGCAATACACCATTCCGGGCGGACAAAAAGTGAAGCAGATCGGGCCTTACGACATTGAATTGGGAAGAGAACGGGTTGCGGAGGAGGACGCGGAAATGCGCTTTTTGCTACCTGAGCATCCTTTGCTTAATTACCCTAACAAGATCACGCAGAAAGATTTCGAGGGATGGATCCAGGAACGCGGCTTATACTTCGCGCAAACCTGGGACAAAACCAACTATCAGGCGCTGTTTTCAGCCAATGACAAAGAAGAAACTTTGAAAGAAGGCAGCGTGCTATACGCCCAGTATGGCAAAGGACATTACATTTATACCGGCCTGTCGTTCTTCCGCGAGCTTCCAGCTGGCGTCACCGGGGCTTACAGACTTTTTGCCAACATGATTTCTGCTGGCAAAAAGTAG
- a CDS encoding 4'-phosphopantetheinyl transferase family protein: protein MPICYIKRISDDSTLGLWHMSESWQELKEMISLPDSELLALKERKTDRRKQEWLACRILLQEMTQTLPVVMYDENRKPHLKESSKQLSMSHSGDYASVYIHDIKPVGVDLQQMKPSIAKGADYFLNAAEQHWADLNDNVLLHLIWCAKEAAFKYAGDPDLDLKKHIITNAFHSNQNGFIEVSIQKEHLNLSLKLQYDAFEDYLLVWTV from the coding sequence ATGCCCATCTGTTACATAAAAAGGATCTCGGATGATTCAACGTTAGGCTTATGGCACATGTCGGAAAGTTGGCAGGAGCTCAAAGAAATGATCAGTCTGCCCGATTCCGAATTATTGGCATTAAAAGAAAGGAAAACCGACCGCCGGAAGCAGGAATGGCTTGCCTGCCGCATTTTATTGCAGGAAATGACACAGACACTGCCTGTTGTCATGTATGACGAAAACCGCAAACCACATTTAAAAGAAAGTAGCAAGCAGCTTTCCATGTCGCATTCAGGCGATTATGCGAGCGTGTATATACATGACATTAAGCCCGTTGGTGTGGATTTACAGCAGATGAAGCCGTCTATTGCCAAAGGCGCGGATTATTTCCTGAACGCAGCTGAGCAACATTGGGCTGATCTCAATGACAATGTTTTACTCCATTTGATCTGGTGTGCGAAGGAAGCTGCATTCAAATATGCCGGGGACCCGGACCTGGATTTGAAAAAACATATTATTACAAATGCTTTTCACAGCAACCAAAATGGATTTATTGAGGTTTCTATCCAAAAGGAACATTTGAATCTGTCTTTAAAATTGCAATACGATGCTTTTGAAGACTATTTGTTGGTCTGGACCGTCTGA
- a CDS encoding C45 family autoproteolytic acyltransferase/hydolase gives MWPKNKITRNVLKTFGIVLLILGILFGLFIWRIRVPTPRLESTKTTESYKRIKVGENHYTVGNCWLKKNKQGIWEMYLEGKPYERGLIYGILAKELMEKQEVHFVNQIKEMIPSSLFLQVLKGFVGWFNRDIYKYIPEENQQEIYGVSQSFSEQFNYIGPKYYRILNYHAAHDIGHALTDLNMVGCTSFAVNNALSKDSTLLIARNFDFYMGDAFAEDKLIVFMNPDKGYKFASYAWAGLTGVVSGMNEKGITVTLNASKSDIPFAAKEPISILAREILQFAGTIEEATKIAARSETFVSESLLIGSAADDHAAIIEKSPQKMDVFESGKDYLVCANHYQGKSFIGDSVNINNINDTDSKSRFDRMNQLMDRSYPMDVNKAAAILRDQKGVDDKFVGYGNSKTLNQLIAHHGILFKPEKREMWISTPPYQLGEFIYYNLHDVFSRNGTFQPVDSLKIRSDPFLASRDYKKFEAFKVTKQKISKYVMLGVPFELSREEEIAFVANNPESYLTYLFLGDYFKTNKNFKKAISYYQEALKRDVASLKERSVIKDKIAESQKVSFLIFSYKPDSQ, from the coding sequence ATGTGGCCCAAAAATAAAATAACAAGAAACGTCCTGAAAACCTTTGGCATTGTCCTGCTCATTTTAGGCATTCTTTTCGGGCTGTTTATCTGGCGCATCCGCGTTCCCACACCCAGGCTTGAAAGTACTAAAACTACCGAGAGTTACAAGCGGATAAAAGTGGGCGAGAACCATTATACGGTTGGAAATTGCTGGCTTAAAAAGAACAAGCAAGGAATTTGGGAAATGTATCTCGAAGGGAAGCCTTATGAGCGTGGGCTTATTTATGGCATTCTTGCAAAGGAATTAATGGAAAAGCAGGAAGTCCATTTTGTTAACCAGATCAAGGAAATGATCCCTAGCAGCCTGTTTTTACAAGTGCTGAAAGGCTTTGTAGGCTGGTTCAACCGAGACATTTACAAATACATTCCTGAGGAAAATCAGCAGGAGATTTACGGCGTTTCACAGTCATTTTCGGAGCAATTCAACTACATCGGCCCCAAATATTACCGCATTCTCAATTACCACGCCGCGCACGACATTGGCCACGCACTTACCGACCTGAATATGGTTGGTTGCACGTCATTTGCCGTAAATAATGCTTTGTCTAAGGATTCAACATTGCTGATTGCCCGCAACTTTGATTTTTATATGGGCGATGCGTTCGCAGAAGACAAGCTCATCGTATTCATGAACCCGGATAAGGGTTATAAATTTGCTTCCTATGCATGGGCGGGCCTCACGGGCGTGGTGTCGGGGATGAACGAGAAGGGCATTACTGTCACATTAAATGCTTCCAAATCGGACATTCCGTTTGCGGCAAAAGAGCCGATCTCAATCTTGGCCAGAGAAATTCTGCAATTTGCGGGCACCATTGAAGAGGCAACCAAAATAGCGGCAAGAAGTGAAACGTTCGTGTCCGAGTCGTTGCTGATCGGTTCGGCAGCGGATGATCATGCTGCGATCATTGAAAAATCGCCTCAGAAAATGGATGTTTTCGAATCGGGGAAAGATTACCTGGTTTGCGCCAATCATTATCAGGGCAAATCTTTTATCGGGGATTCGGTAAACATTAATAATATCAATGACACGGATTCCAAGTCACGGTTTGACCGCATGAATCAGCTTATGGACCGCTCATATCCGATGGATGTGAACAAAGCGGCAGCTATTTTAAGGGACCAAAAGGGCGTTGATGACAAATTTGTAGGTTACGGCAATTCCAAAACACTGAATCAGCTGATCGCGCACCACGGTATTCTTTTCAAACCTGAAAAAAGGGAAATGTGGATCTCGACGCCGCCTTATCAGTTGGGTGAATTTATTTACTATAATTTACATGATGTTTTCTCGCGCAACGGCACATTCCAGCCTGTGGATTCCCTGAAAATCCGGTCAGACCCTTTTCTGGCCTCCCGTGACTACAAAAAGTTTGAGGCATTTAAGGTTACCAAACAAAAGATCAGTAAATATGTGATGCTGGGCGTTCCTTTTGAGCTTTCGCGGGAAGAAGAAATTGCATTTGTCGCCAACAACCCCGAAAGCTATCTTACCTATTTGTTTTTGGGAGATTATTTCAAAACGAATAAAAACTTCAAAAAAGCGATCAGTTATTATCAGGAGGCATTAAAACGCGATGTAGCTTCCCTGAAAGAAAGGAGTGTGATCAAAGACAAAATTGCCGAAAGCCAAAAAGTCTCCTTCCTGATTTTTAGTTATAAACCTGATTCCCAATGA
- a CDS encoding phenylacetate--CoA ligase family protein, translating to MTFNMIRETQEQKLKHLLAYVSAHSPYYQKVFRKHGVDVDSIVSIADLAKLPFTTKDDLAAANDDFLCVPKSRVADYVTTSGTLSDPVAFYLTDSDIERLADNESESFRCADGSEHDIYQLMTTIDKRFMAGLAYWMGARKLGAGMIRVGPGAPFLQWESIQRFSPTVIIAIPSFIPRLIDYAIANGIDFTSSSIRSVICIGEPIRNPDFTYNELGKRITSQWNVKLYSTYASTEMGAAFTECSESIGGHLNEDLLILEVVDEQDVVVKNGGLGEIVISTLGVEGMPLLRYRTGDLCHVHYEPCACGRKSPRVGPVVGRKQQMIKFKGTTIFPPAIFDVLDMVQEIELYQVVVSKNEFGNDDIAIQLPDHLNTPVFREKLHSLFKSRLRVTPSFTFITAHELNLRIYKQEKRKPEKLIYI from the coding sequence ATGACTTTCAATATGATCCGTGAAACGCAGGAGCAAAAATTAAAGCACTTGCTTGCATATGTTTCGGCACATTCTCCCTATTATCAAAAGGTTTTCCGAAAACATGGCGTGGATGTGGACAGCATTGTGTCGATCGCCGATCTGGCGAAGCTGCCTTTTACGACAAAAGACGATCTGGCGGCTGCAAATGATGATTTTCTGTGTGTACCCAAAAGCAGGGTCGCCGATTACGTGACAACTTCGGGGACACTAAGTGATCCGGTCGCATTCTATCTCACCGATTCGGACATTGAACGGCTTGCGGACAATGAGTCTGAATCATTTCGATGTGCAGATGGCTCAGAGCATGACATTTATCAGCTCATGACCACCATTGATAAGCGTTTCATGGCGGGATTGGCCTATTGGATGGGGGCAAGGAAACTTGGCGCAGGAATGATCCGGGTAGGGCCGGGCGCTCCGTTTTTGCAATGGGAGTCCATCCAGCGCTTTTCGCCCACGGTTATCATTGCGATCCCCTCATTTATCCCAAGATTGATCGATTATGCAATTGCCAACGGAATTGATTTTACGTCGTCCAGCATCAGATCGGTGATCTGCATCGGCGAGCCGATCCGCAATCCCGATTTTACATACAATGAACTGGGCAAAAGGATCACTTCGCAATGGAATGTGAAATTATATTCCACGTATGCATCCACAGAAATGGGAGCGGCCTTTACGGAGTGCAGCGAAAGCATAGGCGGACATTTGAATGAAGATCTGCTGATTCTGGAAGTAGTTGACGAGCAGGACGTTGTAGTGAAAAACGGAGGATTGGGCGAAATCGTCATTTCAACATTAGGCGTTGAAGGAATGCCGCTTTTGCGTTATCGGACTGGCGATTTGTGCCATGTACACTACGAACCTTGTGCCTGCGGACGCAAAAGCCCGCGCGTAGGGCCAGTCGTGGGAAGGAAACAGCAAATGATCAAATTCAAAGGAACGACCATCTTTCCCCCTGCTATTTTCGATGTGCTGGATATGGTGCAGGAAATAGAACTTTATCAGGTTGTAGTTTCGAAAAATGAATTTGGAAACGATGACATTGCGATCCAGCTTCCGGATCATCTGAACACGCCTGTTTTCAGGGAAAAGCTGCATTCGTTGTTCAAATCGCGGCTCCGTGTAACGCCTTCATTTACATTTATAACCGCTCACGAACTCAACCTCAGAATATACAAACAGGAGAAACGCAAACCTGAAAAATTGATCTATATTTGA
- a CDS encoding YdcF family protein, whose translation MRILPLIFLALITLALSGCGKMLYQSAAKAFDKGVKEAPYDAVIVPGFPHNGKKWDMILQMRIHWAHYLYSKGYTKNIIFSGSAVATPYVESKVMANYAHALGVPLENIFTEEKAEHSTENVYYSYRLGKDLGFTKLALATDPIQTSYMRRFIKRFELPIGLMPTVVDTLKVMNLYEPKVDLNSATRKGFVKLSDRENFFERFRGTMGKYIIWHEEDLKKKKHRRKFKDRMIPASTAKNEP comes from the coding sequence GTGCGGATTTTACCTCTCATTTTCCTGGCGCTTATCACGTTAGCCTTATCCGGTTGCGGAAAAATGCTTTATCAGTCTGCTGCCAAGGCTTTTGATAAAGGCGTTAAAGAGGCTCCTTATGATGCTGTCATTGTCCCCGGATTTCCGCATAACGGCAAGAAATGGGATATGATATTGCAAATGCGCATACATTGGGCACATTATCTTTATTCGAAAGGCTATACCAAAAATATCATTTTCTCCGGGTCTGCCGTTGCCACACCCTATGTGGAAAGTAAGGTGATGGCCAACTATGCGCACGCATTAGGCGTCCCCCTCGAAAATATTTTTACCGAGGAAAAGGCTGAACACAGCACAGAAAACGTATACTATTCTTACCGTCTTGGAAAAGACCTCGGTTTTACAAAACTTGCGCTGGCTACCGATCCGATCCAGACAAGTTACATGCGCAGATTCATCAAGCGGTTTGAACTGCCCATTGGGCTTATGCCCACGGTTGTCGATACATTAAAGGTTATGAACCTGTACGAGCCGAAAGTGGACCTTAATTCCGCGACACGTAAAGGGTTCGTAAAGCTTTCGGACAGAGAAAATTTCTTCGAGCGTTTCAGAGGGACAATGGGAAAATACATTATCTGGCATGAGGAGGACCTTAAAAAGAAAAAGCACAGAAGAAAATTCAAGGACAGAATGATCCCCGCCTCTACGGCAAAAAATGAACCATAA
- a CDS encoding methyltransferase, producing MKKELSAIGAKYEAQKIAFGPMYFQAVVALRELGILQFISNNRKGVSMETIIEQVGVSEYGVTLLLEAAEIIGVVEIENEIVKITKVGFFLLKDEMTRVNINFMNDVCYLGAKSMTDSIRNGKPEGLKVLGDWPTIYEGLSILPEPAKTSWFEFDHYYSDNAFPEALKIVFRKNPKMIFDVGGNTGKWSFACCNHDPDVNIKILDLPVQLKVAKANATERNLLDRIGFHPINLLDRSQEIPQGADVIWMSQFLDCFSKQQIIQILENACNASSENTTLYILEPFFDNQNYPAAHHSLVATSLYFTIMANGNSKMYRVEVMKELAREAGFEIVETYPLIGDSYHTILECRKQA from the coding sequence ATGAAAAAAGAATTGTCGGCAATTGGCGCCAAGTATGAAGCACAAAAAATAGCGTTTGGACCCATGTATTTTCAGGCGGTTGTAGCGCTCAGGGAACTGGGGATCTTGCAGTTTATCAGCAACAATCGGAAGGGTGTCAGCATGGAGACGATTATTGAGCAAGTCGGCGTTTCGGAGTACGGCGTGACATTATTGCTGGAAGCCGCGGAAATTATCGGGGTTGTTGAAATAGAAAATGAAATTGTAAAAATAACCAAGGTCGGCTTTTTCCTTTTAAAGGACGAAATGACGCGGGTCAACATCAATTTTATGAATGATGTTTGTTACCTGGGCGCTAAAAGCATGACCGACAGCATAAGAAACGGAAAGCCGGAAGGTTTGAAAGTGCTGGGCGACTGGCCGACCATTTACGAAGGCCTCTCCATCCTGCCCGAACCTGCGAAGACTTCCTGGTTTGAATTTGACCATTATTATTCAGACAATGCATTTCCGGAGGCGCTTAAAATTGTGTTCAGGAAAAACCCGAAAATGATCTTTGACGTAGGTGGTAACACGGGGAAATGGTCATTTGCCTGCTGTAATCACGATCCGGATGTTAACATAAAAATTCTGGATCTTCCGGTTCAGCTCAAAGTCGCAAAAGCCAATGCAACTGAACGAAATTTGCTGGATCGCATAGGTTTTCATCCTATTAACCTGCTGGATCGTTCGCAGGAAATTCCGCAAGGAGCTGATGTGATCTGGATGAGCCAGTTTCTCGATTGTTTTTCAAAACAACAGATCATTCAAATCCTGGAAAATGCGTGCAACGCATCTTCTGAAAACACCACGCTGTACATTCTGGAACCATTTTTTGATAACCAGAATTACCCGGCGGCGCATCACAGCCTGGTGGCAACATCGCTCTACTTCACGATTATGGCGAATGGCAACAGCAAAATGTATCGTGTCGAGGTTATGAAGGAGCTTGCCCGCGAAGCAGGCTTCGAAATCGTAGAAACTTATCCGTTGATCGGCGATAGCTATCACACTATTCTGGAATGCAGGAAACAGGCTTAG